One window from the genome of Oryza glaberrima chromosome 3, OglaRS2, whole genome shotgun sequence encodes:
- the LOC127769075 gene encoding aspartic proteinase nepenthesin-1-like encodes MKQPIQTRRLALWIALLAALYVSLCNAAATVRMQITHADAGCGLAGRELMQRMALRSRARAARLLSSSASAPVSPGAYDGAPLTEYLVHLAIGTPPQPVQLTLDTGSDLVWTQCQPCAVCFNQSLPYFDTSRSSTNALLPCDSTQCKLDPSVTGCLNLNQTVQTCAYYSSYGDNSVTIGLLEADTFTFVAGTSLPGVTFGCGLNNTGVFNSNETGIAGFGRGPLSLPSQLKVGNFSHCFTTITEAVPSTVLLDLPADLFSNGQGAVQTTPLIQDAKNPTFYYLALKGITVGSTRLPVPESAFALTNGTGGTIIDSGTSITSLPPQVYQVVRDEFAAQIKLPMVPGNTTDPYFCFSAPSQAKPDVPKLVLHFEGATMDLPRENYVFEDAGNSMICLVINEGNEMTIIGNFQQQNMHVLYDLQNNMLSFVAAQCDKL; translated from the coding sequence ATGAAGCAACCGATCCAAACGCGAAGGCTAGCTCTCTGGATCGCGTTGCTTGCAGCGCTTTACGTTTCTCTCTGCAATGCTGCGGCGACCGTCCGGATGCAGATCACCCACGCCGACGCTGGGTGTGGCCTGGCCGGGCGTGAGCTGATGCAGCGGATGGCGCTGCGCAGCAGGGCCCGCGCCGCGCGGCTCCTCTCGAGCTCAGCGAGCGCACCGGTATCCCCGGGGGCGTACGACGGCGCCCCTTTGACGGAGTACCTGGTGCACTTGGCCAtcggcacgccgccgcagccggtgcAGCTGACCCTCGACACCGGCAGCGACCTCGTCTGGACGCAGTGCCAACCGTGCGCTGTATGCTTTAACCAGTCTCTCCCTTACTTCGACACGTCGAGATCCTCCACGAACGCCTTGCTCCCTTGCGATTCCACGCAGTGCAAGCTGGACCCGAGTGTGACGGGATGCCTCAACCTCAACCAGACGGTCCAGACCTGCGCCTACTACTCCTCCTATGGCGACAATTCCGTGACGATCGGCTTGCTCGAGGCGGACACGTTCACGTTTGTCGCCGGCACCTCCCTTCCCGGCGTGACCTTCGGCTGCGGCCTCAATAACACCGGTGTTTTCAACTCCAACGAGACCGGCATCGCTGGCTTCGGCCGCGGGCCCCTGTCCCTCCCGTCGCAGCTCAAAGTGGGCAACTTCTCCCACTGCTTCACCACCATAACCGAAGCTGTACCGAGCACCGTCCTGCTCGATCTGCCGGCCGACCTCTTCAGCAACGGCCAGGGCGCCGTCCAGACCACACCCCTAATCCAGGACGCCAAAAATCCAACTTTCTACTACCTCGCGCTGAAGGGCATCACCGTGGGGTCGACTAGGCTGCCGGTGCCGGAGTCCGCGTTCGCGCTGACGAACGGGACAGGCGGAACGATCATCGACTCCGGCACGTCCATCACGTCGCTGCCGCCACAGGTTTACCAGGTCGTCCGCGACGAGTTCGCCGCGCAGATAAAGCTTCCCATGGTGCCCGGCAACACGACGGATCCCTACTTCTGTTTCTCGGCGCCGTCGCAGGCGAAGCCGGACGTGCCGAAGCTGGTGCTGCACTTCGAGGGCGCGACGATGGACCTGCCCCGGGAGAACTACGTATTCGAGGACGCGGGTAACAGCATGATCTGTCTTGTCATTAACGAAGGCAACGAGATGACCATAATAGGCAACTTCCAGCAGCAGAACATGCACGTACTCTACGATCTGCAGAACAACATGCTGTCCTTCGTCGCGGCTCAGTGCGACAAACTTTAA
- the LOC127766086 gene encoding inactive glucose-6-phosphate 1-dehydrogenase 4, chloroplastic gives MAGLAVSASPAPAPASFRPAAAASRFGPCAQVAGPAANFRTRVCGLRCLIAAKLKFRKTLKRHGWQLRKNLEVRANDKVPDWLEATPLTENIMSRDVQLAYDSGGETSNTCPDTLDSSVIEQSSMHHKLNPSETHPPVLKEDPVLFDDPPESAAPLCIAVIGATGELAKNKVFPALFALYYSGFLPQNVGIFGYSRKTLTDEDLRSMIEANLTCRVDHHENCDEKLNEFLKRTYYIDAGYDNKDGMVKLNSRMSQIEGNCAANRIFYLAVPQEALLDVALSLADSAQTMQGWNRIIIEKPFGFTGLSSHRVTQSLLSRFEEEQIYRIDHLLGKDLIENLTVLRFSNLVFEPLWSRTYIRNVQVIFSEETAAEIQGRYFGNYGIIRDIVHSHILQTIALFAMEPPVSLDGEDIRDEKVKVLRSIRQVNLEDVVLGQLKDTSVKVDRYTKSLTPTYFAAAMYIDNSRWDGVPFLIKTGIGLMENRAEIRIQFRHVPGNIYRERFGHDIDLDTNELILRDQPEEAILLKVNNKVPGLGLQLDASELNLLYRDRYNVELPDSYEHLLLDVLDGDSHLFMRSDEVAAAWNVLTPLIHEIDQNRIAPELYEAGGRGPVNAYYLAAKHGVRLDDEW, from the exons ATGGCGGGGCTCGCGGTGTCGGCTTCCccagctccggcgccggcgtccttccggccggcggcggcggcctcgcgctTCGGCCCG TGTGCGCAGGTTGCAGGACCTGCTGCCAATTTTAGAACACGAGTTTGTGGACTGAGATGTTTGATCGCTGCAAAGCTGAAGTTCCGGAAGACCTTGAAGAGGCATGGATGGCAGCTTCGAAAGAATCTAGAAGTCCGAGCCAATGATAAAGTGCCTGATTGGTTGGAGGCTACACCACTGACTGAGAATATAATGTCTCGGGACGTACAACTCGCATATG ATTCTGGAGGTGAAACATCAAATACATGCCCTGATACTTTGGACAGTTCGGTCATTGAGCAAAGTTCAATGCATCACAAACTTAACCCCTCTGAAACCCATCCTCCTGTGCTGAAGGAAGACCCTGTTCTATTTGACGACCCACCTGAAAGTGCAGCGCCTCTTTGCATTGCTGTAATTGGAGCAACTGGTGAACTGGCAAAAAATAAAGTGTTCCCTGCACTATTTGCTCTGTATTACAGTGGTTTTCTTCCTCAG AATGTCGGTATATTTGGGTATTCTAGGAAGACACTAACGGATGAAGATTTAAGATCCATGATTGAAGCCAATTTGACCTGCCGGGTTGACCACCA CGAAAACTGTGATGAAAAGTTAAATGAATTTCTTAAAAGGACATACTATATAGATGCAGGATATGACAACAAAGATGGGATGGTGAAACTAAATTCCCGAATGTCACAGATAGAG GGTAATTGTGCAGCAAACAGGATATTTTACCTTGCTGTTCCCCAAGAGGCACTTCTTGATGTTGCACTGTCACTAGCTGACAGTGCCCAAACTATGCAAGGCTGGAATAGGATAATAATTGAGAAACCATTTGGCTTCACTGGTTTGTCTTCACATCGGGTAACACAGTCACTGCTGTCAAGATTTGAGGAGGAGCAGATTTACAG GATTGATCATCTTTTGGGGAAGGATCTGATTGAAAATCTCACCGTCTTGAGATTTTCTAATTTAGTGTTTGAACCTTTGTGGAGTCGCACCTATATACGCAATGTACAG GTCATATTTTCTGAAGAAACAGCAGCAGAAATCCAAGGGAG ATACTTTGGAAATTATGGCATAATTCGTGACATAGTGCATAGTCACATTCTTCAAACAATAGCACTATTTGCGATGGAACCACCTGTAAGCCTTGATGGAGAGGATATCCGAGATGAAAAG GTGAAGGTGCTCAGATCAATTCGACAGGTGAACCTTGAGGATGTTGTTCTTGGTCAACTGAAAGATACCTCTGTGAAAGTTGACAGATATACAAAATCATTGACACCAACCTATTTTGCTGCTGCCATGTACATTGACAATTCGCGTTGGGATGGAGTACCATTTTTGATCAAGACAGGAATTGGGCTCATGGAAAATAG AGCTGAGATTCGTATTCAGTTTCGCCATGTTCCTGGCAATATCTATCGTGAACGCTTTGGCCATGACATAGATCTTGACACAAATGAGCTGATCTTGCGTGATCAACCTGAAGAAGCCATCCTCTTGAAAGTCAACAATAAGGTCCCAGGACTTGGGCTCCAGTTAGATGCTTCAGAACTCAACCTGCTTTACAGGGATAG GTACAATGTCGAACTGCCAGATTCGTATGAGCATCTTCTTCTTGATGTGCTTGATGGAGACAGTCATCTATTCATGCGCAGTGATGAAGTAGCTGCTGCATGGAACGTGCTAACTCCACTAATCCATGAGATTGATCAGAATAGAATAGCTCCTGAGCTCTACGAGGCTGGGGGTAGAGGACCCGTTAATGCGTACTACCTTGCTGCTAAACATGGGGTCAGATTGGATGATGAATGGTGA
- the LOC127766087 gene encoding transcription factor TGA2.2 produces the protein MADASSRTDTSTVLDTDDKNQMVDGQSGAIVPSNSSDRSDRSDKPMDQKVLRRLAQNREAARKSRLRKKAYVQQLESSKLKLASLEQEINKARQQGIYISSSGDQTHAMSGNGAMTFDLEYARWLEEQNKQINELRTAVNAHASDSDLRLIVDGIMAHYDEIFRLKGVAAKADVFHILSGMWKTPAERCFLWLGGFRSSELLKLLVNQLEPLTEQQLLGLSNLQQSSQQAEDALSQGMEALQQSLADTLAGSLGPSGSSGNVANYMGQMAMAMGKLGTLENFLRQADNLRQQTLHQMQRILTIRQAARALLAIHDYFSRLRALSSLWLARPRE, from the exons ATGGCAGATGCTAGTTCGAGGACTGACACATCAACAGTCCTGGATACCGACGATAAGAATCAGATG GTAGACGGGCAAAGTGGAGCTATTGTGCCTTCTAATTCATCTGATCGGTCTGACAGATCTGACAAGCCCATGGACCAAAAG GTGTTACGCCGGCTTGCTCAAAATCGTGAGGCTGCAAGAAAAAGTCGGCTGAGAAAAAAG GCATATGTACAACAATTAGAGAGCAGTAAGCTGAAACTTGCAAGCTTGGAGCAAGAGATCAATAAAGCTCGCCAACAA GGAATTTACATTTCGAGCTCAGGAGACCAAACTCATGCTATGAGTGGAAATG GAGCTATGACTTTTGATTTAGAATATGCCCGTTGGTTGGAGGAACAAAACAAGCAGATAAATGAGCTGAGGACTGCAGTAAATGCTCATGCAAGTGACAGCGACCTCCGTCTCATTGTAGATGGGATAATGGCGCATTACGATGAGATATTCAGGCTGAAGGGTGTTGCCGCAAAGGCTGATGTGTTTCATATACTTTCAGGCATGTGGAAAACACCTGCTGAAAGGTGCTTCTTGTGGCTTGGGGGTTTTCGTTCCTCTGAGCTTCTAAAG CTTCTTGTGAATCAGCTCGAGCCTTTAACTGAGCAGCAGTTGTTGGGACTATCGAACCTCCAACAGTCCTCTCAGCAGGCTGAAGATGCTCTATCACAGGGAATGGAAGCGTTGCAACAATCCTTGGCAGATACGTTGGCCGGGTCCCTTGGTCCATCAGGATCTTCAGGGAATGTGGCAAACTACATGGGTCAAATGGCTATGGCCATGGGCAAACTTGGGACCCTTGAGAATTTCCTCCGTCAG GCTGACAATTTGCGGCAGCAGACTTTACACCAAATGCAGCGAATTCTGACAATCCGACAAGCTGCCCGTGCTCTACTTGCAATACACGATTACTTCTCACGTTTGCGTGCCCTGAGTTCTCTCTGGCTTGCTAGGCCGCGGGAGTAA